A window of Chloroflexota bacterium genomic DNA:
GGATCAGGTCCTCGCCGTGGTTGCCGTTCAGCGTGCAGTTGTACACGGCGCCGGCGATCGGCAGCAGCGCGATCTTCGCGTTCAGGCGCGGGTCCTTCAGCGCGTCCTTGTTGTTGGCGTAGTCGCTGCCCTGGCCGCCGCACGTGTTGAGCTGGAAGAGGCCGATCGAGCAGCCGTTGTCGCCGACGGCGTTGGGGTCGAACGCGCTCTCGGCCATCGCGATGCCGAGCGCGATGTACTGCGGACAATTGATCTTGTCGGCT
This region includes:
- a CDS encoding transglycosylase SLT domain-containing protein codes for the protein MVQLGRVNVPDTIACVIRDEADKINCPQYIALGIAMAESAFDPNAVGDNGCSIGLFQLNTCGGQGSDYANNKDALKDPRLNAKIALLPIAGAVYNCTLNGNHGEDLIRCVAVNSGHPGHVDLHDPRVTNIFNDCMLLIFNA